A window from Scyliorhinus canicula chromosome 19, sScyCan1.1, whole genome shotgun sequence encodes these proteins:
- the smfn gene encoding small fragment nuclease, producing the protein MVRLRMWGAGLKAAAGAAVGRFRTPCPGRHRPAPLTAPPPACPRPDHSGKSPPSCPRHAGSLTSIRYLTTMAAQGMAKRMVWVDLEMTGLDIEKDKIIEMACIITDSDLNILAEGPHLIVNQPNELLDGMSEWCTEHHGKSGLTQAVRDSKISLQQAEYEFLSFIRQHTPPGLCPLAGNSVHADKKFLDKYMPQFMKHLHYRIIDVSTIKELCRRWYPDEYEDAPKKKASHRALADICESIKELQFYRMHIFKETKADEKKRKTHLENGDNSKQESSG; encoded by the exons ATGGTGCGCCTGCGTATGTGGGGCGCGGGTCTTAAAGCTGCTGCTGGGGCGGCAGTCGGTCGCTTTCGTACCCCCTGTCCCGGCCGCCATCGCCCTGCCCCTCTCACTGCTCCACCGCCGGCCTGTCCCAGGCCCGACCACAGCGGGAAGTCGCCGCCGTCGTGTCCTCGCCACGCCGGATCGCTCACCTCCATCCGCTATCTGACTACCATGGCAGCCCAGGGCATGGCCAAGAGGATGgtttgggtggatctggag ATGACTGGATTGGACATAGAAAAAGATAAAATCATAGAGATGGCTTGCATTATAACCGATTCAGATTTGAATATTTTAGCTGAG GGTCCACATCTGATTGTTAACCAGCCAAATGAGCTACTGGATGGCATGTCAGAGTGGTGTACAGAACATCATGGGAAG TCAGGCCTCACACAAGCAGTGCGGGATAGCAAGATCAGCCTACAGCAAGCAGAATATGAGTTTTTGTCCTTTATACGACAACATACCCCACCAGGTCTCTGTCCTCTTGCAG GAAATTCAGTTCACGCTGATAAAAAGTTTCTGGATAAGTATATGCCACAATTCATGAAGCACCTGCATTACAGAATAATTGATGTCAGCACCATCAAAGAATTATGCAG ACGTTGGTATCCAGATGAGTATGAAGATGCACCAAAGAAGAAAGCATCACATCG AGCATTAGCTGACATCTGTGAGAGCATCAAAGAGCTCCAGTTTTACAGGATGCATATATTTAAAGAAACCAAAGCCGATGAGAAGAAGAGAAAGACTCACCTAGAAAATGGCGACAATAGCAAGCAAGAGAGCTCGGGCTAA